A genomic region of Pristiophorus japonicus isolate sPriJap1 chromosome 22, sPriJap1.hap1, whole genome shotgun sequence contains the following coding sequences:
- the nudt18 gene encoding 8-oxo-dGDP phosphatase NUDT18 isoform X2 yields MESVENQLEVLLKGGGMEVQELDSPLGEVVPVTVRKTVCYIVAAVILNEQKEVVMMQEAKQECYGKWYLPAGRMEKNETIVEAMKREVQEETGLECEPYTLLSVEERGPRWIRFVFMAQITGGNLKNPSDSNAESLQARWWDRVSPLPLRARDILNLISLAVKHKEKPSHPVTIPVEMSCSVVCHRVVAAFLNKSNELWLLTNNQGYPHFPVTACGSSSADLSCSIEVAIYRLTKESLRDSQFKVKTHGILGLQHSGSDPGKTDGVCFNVLVTIAPTEMTYNQFPPDVNSVKYGWHKVDNDDLKIQLLERLSFSSVVPFLN; encoded by the exons ATGGAGTCGGTTGAAAATCAACTGGAGGTCCTTTTGAAGGGCGGGGGCATGGAGGTCCAGGAACTCGActcacccctgggtgaagtggtgCCGGTAACTGTGCGGAAAACAGTTTGCTACATTGTCGCTGCGGTAATTCTGAACGAACAG AAAGAAGTGGTGATGATGCAGGAGGCGAAGCAGGAATGTTATGGCAAGTGGTACCTGCCAGCAGGGAGGATGGAGAAAAATGAAACGATTGTCGAGGCCATGAAGAGGGAGGTTCAGGAAGAAACGGGCTTGGAGTGCGAGCCCTACACCCTGCTGAGTGTGGAGGAGCGTGGTCCTCGCTGGATCCGTTTCGTTTTCATGGCCCAAATTACAG GAGGAAATTTGAAGAATCCCTCGGACAGCAATGCAGAATCCTTGCAGGCAAGATGGTGGGACCGAGTGTCCCCTCTTCCACTGAGAGCCAGGGACATCTTAAATTTGATCTCATTAGCTGTGAAACACAAGGAGAAGCCTTCTCATCCAGTGACGATTCCCGTGGAGATGTCCTGCTCGGTTGTGTGCCACAGGGTCGTGGCCGCCTTCCTCAACAAAAGCAATGAATTGTGGCTCTTGACGAACAATCAGGGTTATCCTCATTTCCCCGTGACGGCCTGCGGCTCGTCCTCAGCCGATCTATCGTGCAGCATCGAAGTGGCCATCTACAGGCTGACCAAGGAGTCCTTGCGGGATTCCCAGTTCAAGGTGAAGACTCATGGCATCCTGGGACTGCAGCACAGTGGGTCAGACCCTGGGAAGACCGATGGTGTTTGTTTCAATGTGTTGGTCACCATCGCTCCAACAGAAATGACGTACAACCAGTTTCCTCCAGATGTGAACAGCGTAAAGTATGGTTGGCACAAAGTAGATAATGATGATTTAAAAATTCAGTTGTTAGAGAGGTTGTCGTTTTCTTCTGTTGTGCCATTTTTGAATTAA
- the nudt18 gene encoding 8-oxo-dGDP phosphatase NUDT18 isoform X1 has translation METRDMESVENQLEVLLKGGGMEVQELDSPLGEVVPVTVRKTVCYIVAAVILNEQKEVVMMQEAKQECYGKWYLPAGRMEKNETIVEAMKREVQEETGLECEPYTLLSVEERGPRWIRFVFMAQITGGNLKNPSDSNAESLQARWWDRVSPLPLRARDILNLISLAVKHKEKPSHPVTIPVEMSCSVVCHRVVAAFLNKSNELWLLTNNQGYPHFPVTACGSSSADLSCSIEVAIYRLTKESLRDSQFKVKTHGILGLQHSGSDPGKTDGVCFNVLVTIAPTEMTYNQFPPDVNSVKYGWHKVDNDDLKIQLLERLSFSSVVPFLN, from the exons ATGGAGACCAG AGATATGGAGTCGGTTGAAAATCAACTGGAGGTCCTTTTGAAGGGCGGGGGCATGGAGGTCCAGGAACTCGActcacccctgggtgaagtggtgCCGGTAACTGTGCGGAAAACAGTTTGCTACATTGTCGCTGCGGTAATTCTGAACGAACAG AAAGAAGTGGTGATGATGCAGGAGGCGAAGCAGGAATGTTATGGCAAGTGGTACCTGCCAGCAGGGAGGATGGAGAAAAATGAAACGATTGTCGAGGCCATGAAGAGGGAGGTTCAGGAAGAAACGGGCTTGGAGTGCGAGCCCTACACCCTGCTGAGTGTGGAGGAGCGTGGTCCTCGCTGGATCCGTTTCGTTTTCATGGCCCAAATTACAG GAGGAAATTTGAAGAATCCCTCGGACAGCAATGCAGAATCCTTGCAGGCAAGATGGTGGGACCGAGTGTCCCCTCTTCCACTGAGAGCCAGGGACATCTTAAATTTGATCTCATTAGCTGTGAAACACAAGGAGAAGCCTTCTCATCCAGTGACGATTCCCGTGGAGATGTCCTGCTCGGTTGTGTGCCACAGGGTCGTGGCCGCCTTCCTCAACAAAAGCAATGAATTGTGGCTCTTGACGAACAATCAGGGTTATCCTCATTTCCCCGTGACGGCCTGCGGCTCGTCCTCAGCCGATCTATCGTGCAGCATCGAAGTGGCCATCTACAGGCTGACCAAGGAGTCCTTGCGGGATTCCCAGTTCAAGGTGAAGACTCATGGCATCCTGGGACTGCAGCACAGTGGGTCAGACCCTGGGAAGACCGATGGTGTTTGTTTCAATGTGTTGGTCACCATCGCTCCAACAGAAATGACGTACAACCAGTTTCCTCCAGATGTGAACAGCGTAAAGTATGGTTGGCACAAAGTAGATAATGATGATTTAAAAATTCAGTTGTTAGAGAGGTTGTCGTTTTCTTCTGTTGTGCCATTTTTGAATTAA